One region of Eremothecium gossypii ATCC 10895 chromosome II, complete sequence genomic DNA includes:
- the NPR1 gene encoding serine/threonine protein kinase NPR1 (Syntenic homolog of Saccharomyces cerevisiae YNL183C (NPR1) and YDL214C (PRR2)) produces MSSLTKLLQERRRESTAVRNFEEVDAAGAAQSVRDRQITVLGVQKPPLTHVSSSTTTITQVDSDTDSDTTPLGSKDGGRFSKAFLESSVGSTISYGNGGAFCGRERQSLVPMGDCVSGVFKGSRATGSSASGRNLPSLSSSIPYSVPNSNSGGERTGTNGAMNMPSSWVEKYGNPLPRNVSVIDSNIISSPKVDSVEPRFMISRQKLQKCSTDANPGHAIPQSSSISSQLSNLFTKAAKDPPVTNCNPTILAASIANKETTAYGKSIPKPIHMRRGSIYSASRQNFGSLNDPFIESPSPLYDSNMGQHNYRSRHSSFADLKRFFKRSSSSGQLSTSPGTPPASAGSLSSQSSTHSSSITSCSYGSQSGGDTLLYNASIGTQTIPFSKRYSRTGEKLGAGAGGSVKLVRRLKDNVVFAVKEFRPKHENETKRDYIKKITSEYCIGSTLRHSNIIATIEIVYENNRILQVMEYCDYDLFAIVMSNRMSYEEICCCFKQILIGIGYLHSLGLAHRDLKLDNCVLNSQGIVKIIDFGAAVVFTYPHSGTLVEASGIVGSDPYLAPEVCIFSKYDPRPVDIWSAAIIYACMILKKFPWKIPKLKDNSFKFFCSGRDCDSLSALVTRTADPPPYDPAGDSSDRSQTCSNNPADPNNPNIGPQRLLHSLPEESHQIIGRMVSLAPACRASIEEIMEDSWIKSIDMCYVAGDNGKSISAKSHTHTQVDQSEAHIAGLERKKRAAK; encoded by the coding sequence ATGTCATCGCTCACTAAATTATTGCAGGAGAGACGGAGAGAATCGACGGCCGTGCGGAATTTTGAGGAAGTGGACGCTGCAGGGGCTGCACAGAGCGTACGAGACCGGCAGATCACGGTACTTGGCGTCCAAAAACCGCCACTAACACATGTCTCCTCGAGCACGACGACCATCACGCAGGTGGATTCGGACACTGACAGCGACACAACGCCGCTTGGGTCGAAGGATGGTGGGCGCTTTTCCAAAGCATTCCTAGAATCGAGTGTGGGAAGTACTATCAGTTACGGGAATGGTGGCGCTTTCTGCGGTAGGGAGCGCCAGAGCTTGGTACCAATGGGTGATTGTGTTAGCGGAGTCTTCAAAGGCTCTCGTGCCACTGGTTCGAGTGCAAGCGGGCGAAACCTTCCATCCCTATCCTCAAGCATACCGTACTCCGTCCCAAATTCAAATAGTGGAGGTGAGCGAACTGGTACCAATGGCGCCATGAACATGCCCTCATCCTGGGTAGAAAAGTATGGTAACCCACTCCCAAGGAATGTTTCCGTTATTGACAGCAATATCATCTCCTCCCCTAAGGTTGACTCCGTGGAACCACGCTTCATGATTTCTCGACAAAAGCTACAGAAATGTTCGACAGATGCAAATCCCGGACATGCTATACCGCAATCGAGTTCTATTTCGTCTCAGCTGAGCAATCTGTTCACAAAGGCCGCTAAGGATCCTCCGGTGACAAATTGCAATCCCACCATACTTGCGGCCAGCATCGCAAACAAAGAAACTACTGCTTACGGCAAATCTATCCCCAAACCAATACACATGAGGCGAGGGTCCATCTATTCTGCTTCTCGACAGAACTTTGGCTCATTAAATGACCCCTTTATTGAGTCTCCATCGCCGTTATATGACAGCAACATGGGTCAGCACAACTATCGGTCACGCCATTCATCCTTTGCTGATTTGAAGAGATTTTTCAAGCGGAGTAGCTCCTCCGGGCAATTGAGTACATCACCTGGTACTCCTCCGGCTTCAGCAGGCTCTCTTTCGTCACAAAGCTCAACCCATTCGTCTTCGATAACTTCCTGCTCATACGGGAGCCAATCAGGTGGTGATACCTTATTATACAATGCAAGTATCGGCACACAAACCATCCCATTCTCGAAGCGATATTCCAGGACTGGAGAGAAACTTGGCGCAGGAGCAGGTGGCTCAGTGAAGTTGGTCAGGAGATTGAAGGATAACGTTGTTTTCGCTGTTAAAGAGTTCCGCCCAAAACATGAGAATGAAACAAAACGTGATTATATCAAGAAGATAACATCTGAATACTGTATCGGATCGACCCTGCGCCATTCTAACATCATAGCAACAATTGAAATAGTATACGAGAATAACAGAATTCTACAAGTCATGGAATACTGTGATTATGATCTTTTTGCCATTGTCATGAGCAACAGAATGTCTTACGAAGAGATATGTTGCTGCTTTAAACAGATACTGATCGGGATAGGCTATCTCCATTCCCTTGGTCTAGCGCACCGTGATTTGAAACTGGATAACTGCGTTCTCAATAGCCAGGGTATTGTCAAAATCATTGACTTCGGTGCCGCGGTTGTTTTCACCTACCCACATTCAGGCACTTTAGTGGAGGCCAGCGGAATTGTAGGCAGCGATCCATATCTCGCACCAGAGGTCTGTATCTTCAGCAAATATGACCCCCGGCCAGTGGATATCTGGTCAGCAGCAATCATATACGCATGCATGATACTAAAAAAGTTCCCTTGGAAAATCCCTAAATTGAAAGATAATTCGTTCAAGTTTTTCTGTTCTGGAAGGGATTGCGACTCATTGAGTGCTCTGGTGACTCGGACAGCTGACCCTCCTCCGTACGATCCCGCGGGGGACTCTTCCGATAGATCGCAAACCTGCTCAAATAACCCCGCAGACCCCAACAACCCCAACATTGGCCCTCAGCGATTGTTACACTCTCTTCCAGAAGAGAGTCATCAAATTATCGGAAGAATGGTATCTCTGGCGCCGGCTTGTAGGGCGTCCATAGAAGAGATTATGGAGGATAGTTGGATCAAATCCATAGATATGTGCTACGTCGCAGGCGACAACGGAAAATCCATATCAGCCAAATCACACACACATACTCAGGTCGACCAAAGCGAGGCCCACATAGCTGGTCTTGAAAGGAAGAAAAGGGCCGCCAAATAA
- the MRPL19 gene encoding mitochondrial 54S ribosomal protein uL11m (Syntenic homolog of Saccharomyces cerevisiae YNL185C (MRPL19)): MSQRAKEILVKLIVGAGQAAPSPPVGPALGSKGIKAMDFCKEFNARTASYTPGVPIPVLITIKPDRSFTFEMKSPPTGYLLLRALNQEKGHGKPNIKKPEGTLGELSLKHIYEIAKIKKADGRHTYLDMENIVKSVVGVAKSMGIAVVP, from the coding sequence ATGTCCCAACGTGCCAAAGAGATTCTAGTTAAGCTGATCGTAGGTGCAGGCCAGGCCGCGCCGTCACCGCCGGTTGGCCCGGCTTTGGGTTCCAAAGGTATCAAAGCGATGGACTTCTGCAAAGAGTTCAATGCTCGTACCGCATCTTATACGCCGGGTGTGCCAATTCCCGTTCTCATAACGATCAAACCTGATCGCTCATTCACATTTGAGATGAAGTCTCCACCGACCGGGTACCTACTTCTGCGGGCATTAAATCAGGAAAAGGGACACGGCAAACCTAATATAAAGAAACCTGAGGGCACCCTAGGTGAGCTGTCGCTCAAACATATCTATGAGATTGCTAAGATTAAAAAGGCAGATGGCAGACACACTTATTTAGATATGGAGAACATCGTGAAGTCTGTTGTAGGTGTCGCGAAGAGCATGGGTATTGCAGTTGTTCCATGA